In bacterium, the DNA window GGAGAAGATGGGTTTCGCCAAAGGGGGGTATCTGGCTATCCGTTATCCTCCGTCCTGAAATAACCCCCATGGAAGTGCCAAAAACAACTATGATTGGGAGCCTCGCTGTAGCAAAAGCTATAGCCGAACTCACCAGAATAGAAGTAAAGCTTAAATGGCCAAACGATGTTCTAATTCGTCACATTCCTGGTATTGAATTTAAGAAAGTATGTGGGGTGCTGACGGAAATGGTCTCAGGTGTTAGCCAGGTTAATTACGTTATCACAGGCCTGGGAATTAATGTGAATAATCGAATTCCTCCCCCTCTAAGAGCTAATGCGACTTCTCTTAAGGATGTTATAGGTCGCAACCTACCCAAACAGAAACTTTTAAGAAAAGTGCTGGAAAATTTTGATAAATATTATTGGAATTTTAAAAGGCAAGGGATGGGTCCAATTCTAAAAGAGTGTAAGAGGATGTCGGCTGTGCTGGATAAGGAAGTTAA includes these proteins:
- a CDS encoding biotin--[acetyl-CoA-carboxylase] ligase, which encodes MKKAGTRVSFRSSRIIGRKIFRYVRITSTQDKAKKFAQKGLAEGTVVIAEIQTQGKGRLGRRWVSPKGGIWLSVILRPEITPMEVPKTTMIGSLAVAKAIAELTRIEVKLKWPNDVLIRHIPGIEFKKVCGVLTEMVSGVSQVNYVITGLGINVNNRIPPPLRANATSLKDVIGRNLPKQKLLRKVLENFDKYYWNFKRQGMGPILKECKRMSAVLDKEVKIECADGIIEGKALDIDEYGALIVETEDGRKRVVAGDVTILSKM